Part of the Antechinus flavipes isolate AdamAnt ecotype Samford, QLD, Australia chromosome 2, AdamAnt_v2, whole genome shotgun sequence genome is shown below.
ATGTGCTGTatatatcctgtatatagctgTTTTCATGTTGGCTCCCATAGTGGATAGTTGAGTTCCCTGAAATCAAGGgctatctttttccttctcttcatcagCCACTTAGCACAGCTCCTGGTGCacaacagatgcttaataaatgcttacgaCTGCCTGCTTcaagaatctcattttctttacctgttcttcctcctcccagaagctttcttttgttctttctatgtTCCTAATATGAATATCCCCCAAGGTGGGAAACCCTCTGTCTTTATACtttattcataattttctctGGTGACAACCACCACCTCTGTGCAGATAATCCCCAAATCTGTACTCCAGCCCTGACTTCTCATGTTCTGAGTAGTGCTAAATCCCTCTAGCCCATCTCCACCTGGAGGTCCCAATGGCATTTCAAATCCAACATCTCcatctttccccccaaatctACTTGGCTTTTACTTGGATGGCACTGGCAGCACTGGCTGAGTAGCTAGGTGATTGTAACTCTTAGACTTCTCTTTGATTCTGACCTCTCATGATCAGTTAACAGGCTCTGTGTTGAGCTTTCCAAATCATTTCTGGAAGTTCATGCAAGTCCTTACACATCCTGCCTGGACTATCACAGCCACTTCTGATCTCTTCCCTGTTCCAATCTATCCTATTTGACATGGCCCAAATAATTTTTGTCAGATTAATTTTGATCAATTTTCTGCTCAAAATTTTTCTGTGGTTTTCAACAAACTGGTAAtatttaaatctttaatttttaagaacTTTCCCAATCTGGCAatgccttttctttcattttcctcctcccttttcacATTTGGTTAAAAAATAATACTCTGCCCCACAATTTCTCAAACCTCTATGTCTTTGTTAATCTAGCCTTCATTCCTGTAGTATCATCCCTTCCCTCTTCACCTACTAGGAACTCTtttttgaacttaagtcttctagAAGGTGACAATGATTCTGACGTCACAAAGCACTGTCTTATTCTTTAATAACATATTAGATCACAGCTATAATATGCACTATTACATGAACATCTGCTTGTATTCTATCCTAACAGACTGCTCTAAATTTCTTTAGGGCAGAGgtccttaactttttttattttttgctgttatGAATTCTGATGCTTATAACTTTAAAAAGCCATAACTGAAATAAATGCCAAATTTCGTTTAGAAACCAGTGATAATACTAaagctatctttttttccccaatccaaATCCGCGGATCCCCTGGAACCCCCGCTTTAGGGCAAGGATCATGCTTCCCCTAAACGTGGCAACAACCCTAGCACTGTGGGGTTTTTGGAGCGTTTTTCTGTCCACATTAGACACTTCAGGAAAGGAAGGGTCCCCTCTTTCCCTGTCCCATGCTTAGGGTGGGGCAGTAGATAAAAGTGGAGGTAGAGGGTCGGGACTCAAATCCAGTCTCTACTAAGCCCTTAGGCTAGTCAGTCGGTGGACTTAGGGGCCTCAGTTTGCTAAACTGTAAAGTACACTCCGGAATCCCGGCCACTTCTCCCTTCCGTCCTCTAGCACGGGGTGCTGGGGCCTGGGATCCCGGGGGTCCCTCCGGCTCCACCCCTCGGCCCCACCTCCCTCCCGGCCTCCTCCGTACACTTACCAGCCACCTCTTCCCGGGAGGCCGCGGCTCGGGGCCAGCTCGGCTCATTCCCCGGCCCAGCCGAGTCCACAGCAGCCCCGAGCGAGTCATGACTCCCTTCTCCACCTCCTCCTTTTACTCTCTGGCGGCTCCCATTCACCATGAGGGTCCCGCCCCTTGACGTCAGTGAGGCGTCCAACCAATTACGGCCTCGTCCCATTGCTCCTGCCCCGGACGACCTCGCCCACCCTCCCTCTCTCGCGGAACAGTGCCGAGGAGTCGAGGGCGGCGCTTGCGCACTGTCTTAGGCGGGCCGGGCGCGCGGGGGCTCCTCTGCTAGTGGGCGAGGATTTGGGGGAGGCGGAAGCGGTGGAAGGTCCGAACCAGAATGCGTGGCCGTCTATACTGCAAGATGTCTCCGAGAGCCAGTTGGCCGTGGACCAGCATAAGGGCCACTCCAAGAGACCCAAGAAGGAAATTTCCAGTCGAAGGTGAAGAGCCGACTACTCCCTCGAACTCCGCCCCCGGGATACTCCAGGATGCGCGGCCAGCCCGCATGCCCTGGTCCTCTTGCGGCGGAGCCTGGGAAGCGCACGCCCTCGGACATCCCCTCCTCCCTCGTGGGAAGCCGGGTGGAGTTCCTTACCTAGCTCTGGCACCTGCCCGGTCCGCTGGGCGTGAGCCTTTTCCTAAAGGTCCCTTCCCACCTCTTAAGCAGCAAGCTGGGGGCGGGGCCGGGGAAGCGTTtccattatcccattttacagtttaagGCTGAGAcctcaggtttttctttttttaagtggtCACATAGGCACTGAGTCCGGGACCAACTTCTTCCCACTCTCACCCTTGGCTCCCTTCGTGTCCCTTCCCACCACCCCGGGACGCCTCTGAACTCTGCCAGCAGCGGCATCTGTTTGCTGGAGGAGTCTCCCCCGATAGAATTGTACGATCCTTGGGGGCAGGTACCAGATTTTCATTTATGACCTAGTACCGATGGCGCCCGACGGAAACTAGCTCTTAGTCGGCGCTTAAGATGTTAAGTGATACAAGCCTCATTTGCAACCCCGACTGGGAATAGGATTTCATAATTCTTTAGTATTTCATGACAATATAATGGATGGCgaagggaagggggggggtgtgtgtgcatgtgtgtgcacaccACAGAGGAAGACTACTTTAAATCTCTTGTGTTATAAAGAGTGAAGGGGAGATGTGAAAAAAGTAAAGTCCAAAAAGTGTTTATAAAGCGTTTCCCTGCTAGCCTTGCAAGCCGTATTAGATGCTATTACGTCTAAACGTGTGGAATTCGTGGGTGTGGCCAGCGGGGGGCGTGGCCTTCTGTGTCGGAGCTTAGTAACTAACTGCCCTACTTTGGGGAGGCGGGCTTGGAACTCGGAGGTGAAGTTTTTCTGGGGGACAGTTAGTTGTTTAGAGTCTGAGAGCTCAGAAAGGCGAGAATTGCCTGAGAAGTGAGCAGCAGGGAAGACAGTGTGGGGACTAAGCAAGGTGTCCAAGTCTGAGAATCAGAAACCTGAATTCAGGTTTGTTTCTGCTCGTCTGCTTGTATGATCCTGGAAagctccctttttcctctttatctcgGTCACCTCCTCTGTAACACGAATCGCTCGGACTGCCTAGCCTGGTCTATTCCAGCTCTAAGTCTGGGATTCTCAAAGTTTGGAAAGGTAGGCGCCTGAAGGCTAGTTGAtgatgaaaggctttgaatgtcaagCTAAAGAGTTCAGGTGATATCAAACTCTTAAGATTCTCTGGTTCTCAGGTACAACATTATGGCCCTAGAGAAGTTATGTGCGGAAGATGTAGAGCACCCAACCTTGACTCGGATTTTGGGAACGAGCACTGTTTTCCGGGGACTTGATCAGCCGAAAGTGTCAGTCAAGGGCCTTCTCTTGCCAAATAAAATCAAAGAGCAGTAAGTGTGGGCCTCTTACCCCCATTTCCTCCTTGCCCCCGGCCATGTCTCCTAGGGCTCCAAGTCTCTTGAAAACCCTGGGATCTTTGGCAATCAGGAGGTCTAGGTTCCAGTCCAAAATTTACCTtttgctgtgtgactttagacacttTTCTGTacctgtttctttatttgttcatGGGGATATCTTACCTACCAGAAGACTCTTCTCATCCTACGTTCCATGATGTTGTGATTTCCTCCGAGAAGCCATTTGCCCTTCAGAGTGCAGCTCTTCCTTCCCTGAATGCCCATTGTGTTAGATTGGGGAACACTGTCCACTTTTGCCTTTTGCATTTTAACCTTTCTCTTACCCCCAACCTATCTATCTGCCTAATTATCTGTCCACAGCTTTCAACATGGGCAGGATGCCATAGCCACAGGGGAATGGGAAAAggctgtaatctctttctccaaATCGATCAACCTTAATCCCCACCTGGTGAGAATgggagaaaatgggagaaaatggaGAGGGCAAAAACTCTTTCCTCCCCCACAAAATCCCCTTTTGCCCCCCCCCTTCCAGCCAAGGATTGGGGCTGACCATGGGCCTCCCCAGAATACAAAGGATAAGAAAATTTTCTGCCAATCCCTTTCTTGGTGCTACCCCTTTTGGGCTCATGGATTCCTTCGTACCTTCGACACTGGTCACCCATCCTCTAACCTTAAAGTCACTTTCCCATATTGGACTTTTTTTCATCTCCTAACAAATCCTCTAGACCTTGTTAGACCAGAGGATCTCAGAGGTTCTTCCTTTACCTGGGATTCAATAAGCCTGGTGCAAATTCTGCAATGTGGGCTGGATTCGACTTTCCTGAACTAAGTAAAAACCAGCTTTCCTTTGGTGTCTTCCCttgctctcccccctccccacaggTGGAATCCTATGTGTTTCGGGCTGAAGCCTTTCTCCAGCTATGTGACTTCGCTTCAGCTGCCCAGAATCTTCGAAAGGCTACCTTGTTAGCCCCACACCAACAGGAGTTTATGGAGCGATTGTGCTTTGTCCTGTATCTGCAGGTACAGGGTTGCCCAGTCCTGCTAGGGAACCCACCTCTTCTGTCTCCTTCCTAAAGGCAGAAGGTGTGCTTCAGGCTTCCTGGCTTGTCTCTCTAATCATCTGTTTCTGTCCTGTGCTTATCACCTTGTTCCACCTCTCACTCTCTCCTAGTCTCTCTTTCTTCTGTAccaatatgtttctttttctccctttctcagtctcttctcatttttctctctctgactctcctgGTCACCCCCTCGTCTCTCCCTATCTTGAGTTTTTGTTCCTTTGTctgtgtctccttgcttcttcatctctccttttccatttcacacatCTCTCAGTATTTATTCAGCTGTCTTAGCATTCTGGGAGGAGAACAAAGCACATGTGGCTGCCTGTCTCCTCACCAGGGCCAATGTCTCTTTGAACATCATTCGTACATTAAAGCCTTAGACCTGTTCACCCAGGCTTCGGAGCTGCAGCCTCATAACCCCTCCTACCGCTTCCGCAGGTGACCCTGGGGTTCTTCAGGCCTTGAGGGAGAAGGGAGGCAGGGAATAGGGCTGGGAAAGAAGCCTCCCTCACTGTGGAATCCTCCCTTCACCTTATTCTAGCATTGCTTGCCTTTTGGCTATGAAACAACATCAGGAATGCCTCCAGATGATCACAAAAGAGTTGAAGCAGAATCCCAGTCCTGATGGCTTCATCTTCCGAGCTCGACTCTATAACTACTTCCTAAAGGTAGAGCCCAAACCAAGCCTCTCCTCCATAGGTGGGATGAATTGGATTAGGATTGGATGAGAATGGCCCTCAGCCCTCTAATATCAGAATGAACAAGGGAGTTCATTCTCTGCTATTCCCAAATCTTTCTGGAAAAGTCAAGGAAATAAATCCCCAGGACCACAGCTTTACTCAGCCCCTACCCCAGCCAGTTTAGAATGCACTCAGCTTGAAAAGTAGTAATATCAAGTGAGATTAAGCTTTAAATGCCCAGATGAGGAGTTGTAGTTTGTCCTAAAGGCAGTAGGGAGTCAGTGAAGGCTTTTAAGAAGGGAAATGACATATATTCAGACCtctgctttgtaaataaaaatttgtcaACTATGTAAAGGAATTCAAATCAGTAAGCCGTTATCAAGAATctattatgtgctaagtactgtggataaaaaggcaaaaaaacaaaattggatcTCAGAGTCTAATAAGagatcaaagagggaagaaactgaaacttagagTCTTGATTAGGAAGTTGTTGCAGTAAATCCAGAGTAGGTCTAAAAAATGGTGAGGTCTGAATTAGAGTGGGAGGCCCTTTAAGCAAATGGAAAGGGACAGATTTGAAAGGTATTTTGGTGGTAGAAgtgataagatttggcaactgagtgAATTTGAAATGTGAAGAAGTGAGTCAGGAATAACTCCAAGGTTATAGCTTACCCTTTCGaggtttacaaatcactttaaaCAACAATGATCCCCACTTTATAGGGGAAGAAACTAAGATAGAAATATGTTGACTTGCTCAATCATACAAGTGGATTCATGATTCATCCTTGGTCCTCCAGATTTCTGACAAGGTCAGTGATCTTTCCACTGCCTAGTGAGGTATTTCTAAATTACTGTGGATTGGGCTATGGTCTAAAATGCAGATTTGCTGGACCCAGGGATCAGGTGTCCTGAGTGTAATCCTGCCTCTGCCCTGAACTCAGCATGACTTTTGGGCAAGCTGCTGttccctatttccttctttataaaaccAAGGCGCTGCTACTAGGTAGTCTCCGAGGTGCCGGCCTTCCCTAACATTTTGATGAATCAGTTCATTGTGATTCTGAATTGCCCCATTCTGAGGCAGCAACACAAGGTAGTGCGGTAACTGACCAAAGTGCTGGACAGTTTAGAAGCTCAAGAACCCCCTCAGATCCTACCTGTGCCAACTTGAGTCAGCCTCTTTCTGCCCAAGTCAGCCTCTTTCTGCCCAAGTTATCTAATCTGTACATTGGGAATTATAAAAGCACTTACCTTAGAGGGTTGTTGTgattgtttgcctcaatttcctcatttgtaaaatgtaaaacttgtaaaatgagatggagaaagaaatggcaaacacttcagtatctttaccagaaaattccaaatggggtcacaacacaacacaacaatagcactttataacaaagaactatataaatattctatatgtatatatatatacatacacacacacacacacacacatatatatatatatataaactaaccCACAAATGTCAAGGATAAAGCCATGCCTATAGCACAGCTCAGCTGGCACTTGGTCAGAGTACAGGACACAAAACTGGGGTATAGGGAAAAGCATCCCTGACCATTCAGGCGAGTGATTCTTGCTCCACTCCCCACCCTTTCTGCTAGCCGAATCAGTGTTACCAGGATCTGCATCGAGCTCTCACCTTGCAGCCTGAACACCCCGAGGCCAACACATTGCTGGAAAAATTGTTGGTTCAGGCCAGGAAGGTTCAGGAGGAAGCAATGATTGCTGCCTTGAAGGGGAACTTGGAGGATTCTTTAATCCGAATCAACTGTGCCATTGAGAACAACCCAATGGACCCTGGCTACTACTTATTCAGGTATAATTACAATAGTGATGATAGTAGTACAagttaataataaatgataatttataataaataataaaggggGTAGATAGATGGTATGATGGATAGTATGCTGggccaagagtcaggaagatgagttcaaatctggtcggaggcacttcctagctgtatgactgggcaaatcacttaattatatttacttcaattttctcctcttgtaaaatgagctggaaaagaaaatagcaaatcacttgagtgtctttgccaagaaaatctttcCCACCAAAAAAATGGTTATGAAGAGTCAAGTgtgattgaaaacaactgaatgtcaaaggatatgaacagacaattctcagacgaagaaattgaaactatttatagacatatgaaaatatgctccaaatcattagtaatcagagaaatgcaaattaagacaactctgagatactactacacacctgtcagataggctagaatgacagggaaagataatggggaatgttggaggggatgtgggaaaacagggacactgatacattgttggtggaattgtgaacacatccagccattctggagagcaatttggaactatgctcaaaaagttattaaactgtgcataccctttgatccagcagtgtttctactgggcttataccccaaagagatactaaagaaaggaaagggacctgtatgtgccaaaatgtttgtggcagccctgtttgtagtggctagaagctggaaaatgaaaggatgtccatcaattggagaatggttgagtaaattgtggtatatgaatgttatggaatattattgttctgtaaggaatgaccagcaggatgaatacagagaggactggcgagacttacatgaactgatgctgagtgaaatgagcagaaccaggagatcattatatacctcaacaatgatactgtttgaggatgtattctgatggaagtggatctcttcgataaagagagccttaattgatcaaagatggacagaagcagctacacccagagaaagaacactgggaaatgaatataaataaactgcttgcatttttgtttttcttcccgggttatttataccttctgaattcaactctccctgtgcaacaagaaaactgttcggttctgcatacatatattgtatctaggatatactgcaacccattcaacatataaaggactgcttgtcatctgggggagggggtggagggagggaagggaaaaatcggaacagaagtgaatgcaagggataatgctgtaaaaaattaccctggcatgcgttctatcaataaaaaagttattaaatgagaaaaaaaaaaaaagaggaaaaaaaaaaaaagaaaacaactgaatgacaaataatgaatgaaaaaatgtttggTAGGTAGCTGGCTCTTGGATATAGTGCTTTAACTTATGTAAAGCCCTGTACAAGTATTACTTCactttatcttcataataatcctatgagattagcattattaccattttataaagTAATCAAGGCAGACAATGCTCAAGTGAATTGTCTAGAGACTATATACATGGCTAGTAAGGATTTAacttagaatttgaattcaaggattgctgactccaggcccactcCATTGTATCATCCCACTGCCGATAACaactgctttatttatttatttatttattcattcattcattcatttatttttaaaataactttttattgacagaacccatgccagggtaattttttacagcattatcccttgcactcactgctgttctgatttttcccctccctcccttcaccccctctctcagatggcaagcagtgctttacatgttaaataggttacagtatatcctagatacaatatatgttagtagaaccgtacagttctcttgttgcacagggagaattggattcagaaggtataaataacccgggaagaaaaacaaaaatgcaagcagtttatattcatttcccagtgttatttctttgggtgtagttgcttctgttcatccttgatcaattgaaactgaattagctttctttatcaaagagatccacttccatcagaatacatcctcaaacagtatcgtcgTTGAGgaatataaggatctcctggttctgctcatttcacttagcatctatCTCTAATGCTTtatatgaagtctttcctaataccgtacatataatatatacttgcATTTATGTATATCTGAATGTGttattttccccctaattttagatagatacacacacatacacacacaacccACTACTATCTCCTTCATCCCTACTTCcataaaatgtaaacatttttcctaatttaaatttatgtaatcccccagttacatttaacaatatttttactttgtcttttaaaacttttgagttccagattctctcccttatccccacccaaaCCCTCATTcaaaaaccacatgtgaagttagataaaatatttccataagaattatgttgtaaaagaaaacatagatctcccaccctaatttaaaaaaccctcaagaaaaataaagttaaaaaagagagaatgcgTCAATCTGTATTCAAGCACAGTGATTTCTGTGGGTATACataggatttttcatcctaagttcTAAAGAGTAgtttggatcattgtactgctgaaaatagcaaagtcattcagagctgatcatcccagaatatAAACATCTTGAGGGCActgagtgtttttgtttttgtattcccaatgcccAACTGGGAATATAGTAGACACTGGCTAAATGACTGCTTGTGGATTGGCTGACAAGGGTTACACAGTCTGACAAAAATCCCATCCTTAtccactttttacagatgaggaaacagagctgAGCATGGCCAAGTGGTTTGCTCAGGGCCACCCAGCTGGTCTGTATCGAGGCAGGAGTCGGCCTGACTCTGCCCACTGGGCCAGTGAGCCCAAGTGCAGACCTAAGGTTTTGTGTCATGGGAGCAGCTGTcagatggggaggaagggggagcaGAGCTCCTAAAGACCCCAGCACATTTATGCCGGGGAGGAGTCCCTGGGATACATTGTCTGATGATCCCCTGGCTGGGgctggaggggaggagaggagcaCAACTCAGGCAGTTATGGTAGAGCCCCTGGCCCGGGAGTTTACAAAGTCTGTGCCTTTGCCACTGATGTCCTGTGTGACCCGGGGCCAAAGGTCACACCATTGATAGCCCCTTTACTTCTGTATAAAATGAGCAGGTTGGGCTCAGAGACAAACAAACATTCTGCTCTTGGGCCTACCAAACTGAAATCAGCCCGCCTCCATCCCAGGTCCTAGAGCTCACAGCAAGCAGAGGATACATTCCATCCACAGAGAGAATAAGATGGGATAGAGGGGGAGAAGGCGACAAGAGGGACGTGACTCTGGGCCAGGCTGGACACGGTGCCTTTGAGATGGAAAGATAAGGGCGAGTCTGAGGGCctgtgggggggaggaaggggtgCAGAGAGGCCTGCTGCCCGACAGGAGGTGAGCCGGCCCCCTGCCTCCTCTCCCGCCAGGGGTACTCTGTTTCGGAGGCTCAAGGACTTTGATGCAGCCATTGACGACTTTGTCAAGGCCCTGGAGTTAAGCCCAGAGAGTGATGAGGATAATGAGGTTGCCAGGCAGGCCCAGCGCCAGCTGCTGCTTACGTACAACGACTTTGGGGTCTTCTGCTATACCAAGTGCGCCTACGAAGAAGGCGTGTTGCTCCTCAACAAGGCCCTACGGGgcga
Proteins encoded:
- the TTC16 gene encoding tetratricopeptide repeat protein 16 isoform X1; translation: MALEKLCAEDVEHPTLTRILGTSTVFRGLDQPKVSVKGLLLPNKIKEHFQHGQDAIATGEWEKAVISFSKSINLNPHLVESYVFRAEAFLQLCDFASAAQNLRKATLLAPHQQEFMERLCFVLYLQGQCLFEHHSYIKALDLFTQASELQPHNPSYRFRSIACLLAMKQHQECLQMITKELKQNPSPDGFIFRARLYNYFLKPNQCYQDLHRALTLQPEHPEANTLLEKLLVQARKVQEEAMIAALKGNLEDSLIRINCAIENNPMDPGYYLFRGTLFRRLKDFDAAIDDFVKALELSPESDEDNEVARQAQRQLLLTYNDFGVFCYTKCAYEEGVLLLNKALRGEKKEKGIYINRGDCFFKLGELTFAEADYLEALALCPGDQGARYRMGMVQEKLGLRKQQLRQYHKAEKHFTSAIEYNPERANLYLLRARSRLMLQDIFGARQDVVTMLLLNPKHPQLVPMMANLFPGQSTESVLNSKTMVMAKTVLERAMQNQFQSTRDVLGLLTKSSSREDATGPCPKTEEADLQEDVSRISTAETQAEDEHLMEDSLKQAVSQEVSQEVNQEVSQEVSQEVSQEESQEESQEGIQEGIQEGIQEVSQEVSQEVSQEVSQEVSQEEEAGSSPMDQASLGQTSSLEAKIADPDQSESKTTVVFS
- the TTC16 gene encoding tetratricopeptide repeat protein 16 isoform X3, which codes for MALEKLCAEDVEHPTLTRILGTSTVFRGLDQPKVSVKGLLLPNKIKEHFQHGQDAIATGEWEKAVISFSKSINLNPHLVESYVFRAEAFLQLCDFASAAQNLRKATLLAPHQQEFMERLCFVLYLQGQCLFEHHSYIKALDLFTQASELQPHNPSYRFRSIACLLAMKQHQECLQMITKELKQNPSPDGFIFRARLYNYFLKPNQCYQDLHRALTLQPEHPEANTLLEKLLVQARKVQEEAMIAALKGNLEDSLIRINCAIENNPMDPGYYLFRQYHKAEKHFTSAIEYNPERANLYLLRARSRLMLQDIFGARQDVVTMLLLNPKHPQLVPMMANLFPGQSTESVLNSKTMVMAKTVLERAMQNQFQSTRDVLGLLTKSSSREDATGPCPKTEEADLQEDVSRISTAETQAEDEHLMEDSLKQAVSQEVSQEVNQEVSQEVSQEVSQEESQEESQEGIQEGIQEGIQEVSQEVSQEVSQEVSQEVSQEEEAGSSPMDQASLGQTSSLEAKIADPDQSESKTTVVFS